CCCTGGACAACCGCCTGTGGGCCGTGTTCGCCTTTCTGGTCCTCATCGGCACGCAGCATCTGCCGCGCTTCCCCTACGCTCTGCTCTTCTTTGTTCTGGCCATATTGTTTTCGCTCATCCAGGTCCTTGCTTCTGACCACAGCCTGCCATGGTTTCACGTCTGGCACCCCCACTTCTCGCTGCCTACTTGGATCAGCGCACATGATGCCCCGGCCCTGTGGATGGCAATCGgccagctgccgctgacCACGCTCAACTCCATCATTGCGGTCAGTGCTCTGGCTGCTGACCTGCTTCCTGATTTGCCGACTCCGTCGGTTACGTCTGTCGGCATGAGCGTGGCACTCATGAACCTTACCGGAACATGGTTCGGGGCCATGCCTGTGTgccacggcgccggtggATTGGCAGCACAGTACCGCTTTGGCGCTCgcagcggcgcgagcatCATCTTTTTGGGACTCATCAAACTTGTTCTAGGACTCGTGTTTGGTGAGACGCTCGTGGACCTCCTGCGGCAATACCCCAAGAGTCTTCTGGGCATCAtggtccttgccgccggcctggagcTTGCCAAGGTCGGGCATACTCTAAACCAAGGCGCACAGGACTTGTGGCAAGAGTCGGCGGACCGGGAGGGCTCTTCAGTGATCACCCGGAAGCACCGCAACCTCAGCGATGCGGAGCGGCTGGAGAGATGGACGGTGATGCTGATGACTACTGCGGGAATCATGGCGTTCCGAAACGACGCCGCGGGCTTCCTGGCCGGCATGCTTTGTCACTGGGCATATAGAGCGTCGAGCTGGTTCACGACGTGGAAGCTACGTCGCTCAGGACGTCTAGCGGAACTCAACCCACTACTCCGGTAACAGGTGATGATATCATTATTGATGTACGTCTATCGGGGTCTTGCATTGCTCTAAAGATGCCCCTACCTCGACGCCAGCATACGGTTTTGCCTTGAGGGGCCACCGCTTCTATCCATTACGTATTATTGCACCATCACTACCACTTCTCCTGGAGGTTCCTGTCGCTGGGCCACTTTTCATAATGCTGTCCGTGGCTTTCCTTGACCCTAAGGAGGAGGTACCTGTCAAAGAGGAAAAAGAGGGCGATACTAACGCCCAGACATGAACCTTCGACAATGGCGGTGACTTTGGCTGTGATGCTCCAATTTCCGTGCTGTTGCGAGtagacgccgacgagggtcGATATGAGGCCTGCAAGGCAATTGGCGACACCCGGAACGATGAGTTTGTTGAGAAGCCAGACGTAGTTTGTCAGGTGCCGCAGCGCGAGGCTCAACATGCCAATGAGGGAGACGCCACatgcgatggcggcgagtaCGAGCAGGGGTATGTTCTTGACGCTCTTGAAGATTTTTTCGGTGGTCTGGTCGGTCCAGACACGGCtgccctccttgccctcgagcgAGTGTTGGATGCTCGTGAAGGTGCCGGGGAAGACAATgaagccggcgaggaggagccaaACGAAGAAAGAGGCGAGAATGTTGTGCAGGGCGGGGATGTCgtcctggccgaggagcatcTGCACGTATCGCGAGTGCATCGTGTCGGAACGGGCGAGGGGCTGGGGCGCGTCCTTTGGGTGTTGCCCGTGGTGGTCTGGAGAGGAGGTCCATGAGCGAGCCACGCTCGGCGCTGGCTTGGGAGAAATTGAGCGGAATGGCAGGTGGAAACCCATGTTGTTGAAGTCGTTAAACGAAGGCGTTGCAGTATATAAAAAGTTCGAGATGCTTTTTCCAAAAGTTGAAAAAGGTGTGTGTATTTACAATAAAGGCATAGACAGACAAAGGGAAAAGGAAGACACAATCACAGAGACAAGGACACTTTGGGGTCAATATTTCGCAGTCAGCTCTTGATGAGAAACGGGCATTCTGACGCCTAATAAATACAAAAGAGTCGTCCAACCTCGCGCTGCTGAAATTCCCCATCTCCCTTTGACTTTGTTCCATCTGCCGCCAGGCGCTTAGCGATAGGCCGAGATGGCTCCATCCCCGAGACAACTCCATCCGTGTTGGGAATACATATGGAGTGTAAGTAAGCGAGCGGCTCTGCTACTACTAACGTATTCATTCCCCTTGCCCTAGTGTTGCagcaggcgccgcgccgagcgaGTGGGAAATTGTAGCGGGCCCCCAACCTGGGGAAGCAGAGTTGGGCGGGGAGGAACACCCAAACACTTTGAAGCCACGAGTTCATCGACTGGctgtggcgggcgagggtgcaagcgcgggcggcggtaGAGCGGCAGTGGCCGAGGGACGAACGAATCAACGACAGAAACAGGGGCGGGGTGTTTGGCCTGAAGACGATTGACTGTTTGTTAGTCATTGCACTGGCGTTCTGCAAAGTACGTACGGACAGACGGGATGGTACAGCATATGCAGAGCATTGCCCTGATTGAATTCTGGTATGTCCGTCCAGCATACAGCGGCACAGGTTTCGATGACGGGCTCAAAGGTTCGCGGTCGGCCGTGAATCATCATGGCGCATGTTTTCATGACGATCAGACTGGGGGCGTGGGTTGTGGCTCAGCTGAAGTAACAAGACATTGCAGTCGTCGGCTACATAACTACAGCTCGCCGCAGACTTACTTATGTGAGTGATGAAGAGATGCAGTGCTCTCACGTACCTACTTGGTACATGAGCTGGGAACACTATTTAATAGTGGTTGTTTTTGGCAGCAGGACAAAACCTAGCTAGCCTTTTGCTCAGTGTTCTTGTTTCATTTTGTACTCTACGCACTGGCTGGGCAAGGTGTAGGAGTCGTGGCATGCACGatttattattttattagCAAGCAGGCAATCAGGCTAGCtagcaagcaggcaagcaagccgtGGAAGGCCGCCTCTTCTCAGGCGCCCAACACAATCGTGGGTGCGCATTGTTCCCGAGATGCCCACGGGGATCCGCTGCGTTTGCTCCCAGGTGATTAGAATTGCTTTCATTGCGTTTACCGTACAGTAAGAAAATCATCAGGAGTCAGGCGGGAAATCTCATCTCGCCAGAACAAGGGCTGACTTGGAATCTATGCGGACCTGGTGGGAGGTTAGTACTATCATCACCTGGGCATTGAAGGCTCAGCGGGTTGCTTACCTGTATGGAAGCAGGCACGCAGCCCCGAGGGCGCTGTCGAGTGGTGAAGGTTGGAGCCTGGGCGACTGTTAGCGGCACCACTGCACGGAAGTCGCAggcccctccgcccgccTCACTGCCACTGCCAGTCCATCCATGATCTGAGCCTGAGATGACAGCGAGCGCCCTGGAGGTAcccagtacgaagtacagcaCAAAGTATACACTACAGTACTGCATTCAccaccggccgcgccgtcagaGAAACATTCACGTCGACTCCACCCACCCGGGTGGTCGAGAGGGGCCCGGTGCAGCCAATCACAGTGTGGCTtcccgccctcggccaaggcgcccCGGCATCCGCCCATTGGATCATTGGATCGCGGCAGAGGCTCATGAGGCTCCATCTCCGCCTGCCTCTTTCTTGACTTGCTCTGCCcgtgccgccagccagccagccagccagcccgtgCCCGCGCCCTGGTCTGATCCTCCGCCCcaaacgacgacgtctcTCCCCATCGAGGCCCCCTCCGAGAgctcgcgggcggcttcCAGCAGCAATCAGATTTTCAAGggccctgcgcgcgcgcgctcgacgcgaATCCGCCCGCTGTCGTGtctcctcgcctcgcctcgcctcgccttcgAGCCGCGGAGGGGCAAAGGACCTGTGCTCCGCCCCCGTggcgcgccgagcagcagacgacgacgcagcgccggcagcagcaggaggaggagctgctgccatggcctcgtccagcgacggccgccatggccctggaCCGGgcccggccgctgccgctgcgactgcgactgaGACTGCGACTGAGACCACGACTGCCTCtaccgtcgtcgacgtcgccgatgacgcccgcgcgccgccccagagCCTCGAACCCGCGTCCGAGGGAGAGCCGCGCGCAgccacgaccgccgccacgcatcAAGACCCTTCATCAAgctctgcgccgcctgccccgacggtcgcgcccgcctcggccgagcccacccctgctgcgcctgccACGACGGCCACTTCTGGCGACACGGCCGTGACGCCTGCCGCGTCTGGCGCAGCTGCGACGCCTACGTCAGATGGGCCTACCGGTGCATCGCAGCCGTCGCTCGAgcccaaggccgccgccgcctctgcacAACAGACGGCTGACATCGCGCAAACTCCAGCACCGGCACCTGtgcccgcccggccgtcgacgcctcctTCGACCAAACCACCTACCGTCAACCCTGACCAACCTTCAACACCTCGAGCGGCTGCCATCAACAGGCCCAACCCCAGCAGAGGCGACACTCACGTTGACGAGCCCATGCCAGACGCTCCCGCTTCTACGCCGGCCAACGCGCCAGGCACGGATTCACAGGGCGTCCAAGACCAGGTTCAGAACCAAGTGCAGCtcgctcagcagcagcagcaaaacgCCGGTATGCAGCAGCAAAACGACGACCAGTACCCGCCATCGACCCCATTCACCCCAGCGGCCATCTCCAACCTCGATCAACAGGCCtacatgatgatggccttcATGTCCGGCGCCCAGAACGCCATGTCGCCCCC
Above is a genomic segment from Purpureocillium takamizusanense chromosome 2, complete sequence containing:
- a CDS encoding uncharacterized protein (COG:S~TransMembrane:10 (i30-50o56-76i97-120o132-150i162-179o185-210i231-253o273-296i308-327o333-350i)~EggNog:ENOG503NVTA), which produces MASWLAQVRRNNAHNVSTFRRAPLAEISGSLGDLGTLLPLMIALAVQGSIELGSTLVFTGVFNILTGLTFGIPLPVQPMKAIASAAISGREDPSMGVVTAAGQWVGAAVLVMSVTGLLRWAVAVVPIPVVKGIQLGAGLSLILGAGSSLLQPLHWVHPALDNRLWAVFAFLVLIGTQHLPRFPYALLFFVLAILFSLIQVLASDHSLPWFHVWHPHFSLPTWISAHDAPALWMAIGQLPLTTLNSIIAVSALAADLLPDLPTPSVTSVGMSVALMNLTGTWFGAMPVCHGAGGLAAQYRFGARSGASIIFLGLIKLVLGLVFGETLVDLLRQYPKSLLGIMVLAAGLELAKVGHTLNQGAQDLWQESADREGSSVITRKHRNLSDAERLERWTVMLMTTAGIMAFRNDAAGFLAGMLCHWAYRASSWFTTWKLRRSGRLAELNPLLR
- a CDS encoding uncharacterized protein (TransMembrane:4 (i21-41o72-95i107-128o140-159i)~EggNog:ENOG503P5Y2); translation: MHSRYVQMLLGQDDIPALHNILASFFVWLLLAGFIVFPGTFTSIQHSLEGKEGSRVWTDQTTEKIFKSVKNIPLLVLAAIACGVSLIGMLSLALRHLTNYVWLLNKLIVPGVANCLAGLISTLVGVYSQQHGNWSITAKVTAIVEGSCLGVSIALFFLFDRYLLLRVKESHGQHYEKWPSDRNLQEKW